One segment of Clostridium ljungdahlii DSM 13528 DNA contains the following:
- a CDS encoding aminotransferase class IV: protein MMLLNGKMVEDDKVFLDTGFYFGRGLFETMLVNNEPLFLENHLYRINKGLSIIGIDKEITEDEVMDAVNKLQCNNCVLKLVVTEENTLFNTRKNNYTEEQYKRGFKVKISSVRRNEFSQLTYLKSLNYLENILEHEKCIDEGYDEVLFFNTEDKLSEGSVSNVFFTKNKKIYTPSKKCGLLEGTVRKFIINNFNVTEGEFSKEDLMLADSAFLTNSIMGIMKVSSIYDRSFNEYSIIEKIKKVYEEQLKKH, encoded by the coding sequence ATGATGCTCTTAAATGGTAAGATGGTAGAAGATGATAAAGTTTTTTTAGACACCGGCTTTTACTTTGGAAGAGGACTTTTTGAAACTATGCTTGTAAACAATGAACCACTTTTTCTTGAAAATCATTTATATAGGATAAATAAAGGTCTTTCTATTATAGGAATAGATAAAGAAATTACTGAAGACGAAGTTATGGATGCTGTTAACAAGCTTCAGTGTAACAATTGCGTGCTGAAGTTAGTAGTTACAGAGGAAAATACGTTGTTCAATACTAGAAAGAACAATTATACTGAGGAACAGTATAAAAGAGGTTTTAAAGTTAAAATAAGTTCTGTTAGGAGAAATGAATTTTCTCAGCTTACATACCTAAAATCTTTAAATTATTTAGAAAATATATTGGAACATGAAAAATGTATTGATGAGGGATATGATGAGGTGCTGTTTTTTAATACAGAGGATAAATTATCAGAGGGAAGTGTATCTAATGTGTTTTTTACAAAGAATAAAAAAATATATACTCCATCTAAAAAATGTGGATTACTTGAGGGTACAGTAAGAAAGTTCATAATAAATAACTTTAATGTTACTGAAGGTGAGTTCAGTAAGGAGGATTTAATGTTGGCAGATAGTGCTTTTTTAACTAACAGCATTATGGGGATAATGAAAGTCTCTAGTATTTATGATAGAAGTTTCAATGAATATAGTATTATTGAGAAAATAAAAAAAGTTTATGAAGAACAATTAAAGAAGCATTAA